A DNA window from Polyangiaceae bacterium contains the following coding sequences:
- a CDS encoding serine/threonine protein kinase: MSDDEQYELCASRVGSVLGGKWHLDRLIGVGGMAAVFSATHRNGAVAAIKLLHEQFVSFDQARDRFQREAYIGNKVVHSGVVKVLDDDVTAEGQPYLVMELLHGQSVRERAAENGGQLGLREALCIARDTLSVLQAAHSVEIVHRDIKPENLFLTNEGELKVLDFGIARLLEGTEATSHTRTGMLMGTPDFMAPEQALGRWSQVDARTDLWAVGAVVFSLLTGRPVHKASTANEVLVLAASQRAPSLARFSDAPVDVIALVDRALDYDSSRRFQSAGEMHMEVCATLGALAEDASPRARHTVRPPVAGVAPTMAAPRERRPTPRTVPPPARGSVAPPPRGSAFPPPLDLEEGDASLAPLTETFRLLERALFGARQYGSTHPEALRRLDTAFAQCELALAQSDDELLWEVTPYAFVARGSVLWEPRQPFDRIPYQLFADGVRMLGLVSGLSKDEFGRLILLLTQDRQGLPSEDDSVTWLWDAGFDHVVYQAFDNFVAGDAESYDDFGSETDAVLALANFDSSFQLEDCWSEHRGSGADASTREQRLARLLALDDEHSAEAEARAERIRKQRARMDVQSGSVDEGSVAALREQLEADVALDERFVVAVAVAFNQAALQGTLDTVTVPLSAGLDALAADAPDAALSLLSRLALAFRELKDPAEAAELHSELVRQTLTATALGHLLHAAIADPDPARVTAVHTLTGALTEQHVPVIAEALPRVFAGDLKDALIAGLVRLGRGHEAEIGAMFATADVALALALLRVLGSIESPEARDAMALAVQSPHAIVRIEALGHIEGARGERLRVELRALLEDVDPEVRVAALRAIQAHVIRAAGPFLVLRIKSDDFDKLPEEERRMLLATLATLAPQRAEAVCVELLQESRVVSTGAHEDTRALAAEQLGAIAETQEALAALEAASKGRFRNSQRVRQSAGIAHNQVEIRLSQPPAARGRSS, translated from the coding sequence GTGTCCGACGACGAGCAGTACGAACTCTGTGCCAGCCGAGTCGGCAGCGTGCTCGGTGGCAAGTGGCATCTCGATCGCTTGATCGGGGTCGGCGGCATGGCCGCGGTGTTCTCCGCGACGCACCGCAACGGCGCGGTGGCGGCCATCAAGCTCTTGCACGAGCAGTTCGTGAGCTTCGATCAAGCCCGGGATCGCTTCCAGCGCGAGGCGTACATCGGCAACAAGGTCGTCCACTCCGGCGTGGTGAAGGTGCTGGACGACGACGTCACGGCGGAGGGACAGCCCTACCTCGTGATGGAGCTCTTGCACGGGCAGTCCGTACGCGAGCGAGCAGCCGAGAACGGTGGTCAGCTCGGTCTTCGCGAAGCCCTGTGTATCGCCCGGGATACCCTCTCGGTGCTGCAGGCCGCCCACTCGGTGGAGATCGTCCACCGTGACATAAAGCCCGAAAACCTGTTCTTGACCAACGAGGGCGAGCTCAAGGTCCTCGACTTCGGCATCGCGCGGCTGCTCGAGGGCACGGAGGCCACCAGCCACACGCGCACCGGCATGCTGATGGGCACACCCGACTTCATGGCGCCGGAGCAAGCTTTGGGGCGCTGGTCGCAGGTGGACGCGCGCACGGACTTGTGGGCCGTGGGTGCCGTCGTGTTCTCGCTCCTCACTGGGCGACCGGTGCACAAGGCATCGACGGCCAACGAGGTCCTGGTGCTCGCGGCGTCGCAGCGGGCGCCGTCCTTGGCGCGCTTCTCCGATGCTCCGGTGGACGTGATCGCGCTGGTGGATCGCGCCCTCGACTACGACTCCAGTCGGCGCTTCCAGAGCGCCGGCGAGATGCACATGGAGGTGTGCGCGACGCTCGGCGCCCTGGCGGAGGACGCCAGCCCGCGGGCGCGCCACACGGTGCGGCCCCCCGTTGCCGGCGTGGCGCCCACCATGGCCGCCCCCCGCGAGCGACGGCCCACGCCCCGCACCGTGCCGCCCCCGGCGCGCGGCAGCGTGGCGCCGCCTCCGCGGGGCAGCGCGTTCCCGCCGCCCCTGGATCTGGAAGAGGGCGATGCGTCCCTGGCGCCCCTCACGGAGACGTTCCGTCTGCTCGAGCGCGCGCTGTTCGGCGCGCGCCAGTACGGCTCCACCCACCCGGAGGCGCTCCGCCGTCTGGATACCGCCTTCGCCCAGTGCGAGCTCGCTCTGGCGCAGTCCGACGACGAGCTCCTGTGGGAGGTCACGCCCTACGCCTTCGTGGCCCGCGGCTCCGTGTTGTGGGAACCGCGCCAGCCCTTCGACCGCATTCCGTATCAGCTCTTCGCCGACGGCGTGCGCATGTTGGGCCTGGTCTCCGGGCTCTCGAAGGACGAGTTCGGACGGCTGATCCTGCTGCTCACGCAAGATCGGCAGGGCTTGCCCAGCGAAGACGACTCCGTCACCTGGCTGTGGGACGCGGGCTTCGATCACGTCGTGTACCAAGCCTTCGACAACTTCGTGGCGGGCGACGCCGAGAGCTACGACGACTTCGGCAGCGAAACCGACGCCGTGTTGGCCTTGGCCAACTTCGATTCCAGCTTCCAGCTCGAAGATTGTTGGTCGGAGCACCGCGGAAGCGGCGCGGACGCGAGCACGCGAGAGCAGCGCTTGGCTCGGCTCTTGGCCCTGGACGACGAGCACAGCGCAGAAGCGGAGGCCCGCGCGGAGCGCATTCGCAAGCAGCGCGCGCGCATGGACGTTCAGAGCGGCTCCGTCGACGAAGGTTCCGTCGCCGCACTCCGGGAGCAGTTGGAAGCCGACGTCGCGCTGGACGAGCGCTTCGTCGTGGCCGTGGCCGTCGCCTTCAATCAGGCGGCCCTGCAAGGCACGCTGGACACCGTCACGGTTCCCCTCAGCGCCGGCCTCGACGCCCTGGCCGCGGACGCCCCGGACGCCGCTCTCTCGCTCTTGTCCCGCTTGGCCCTGGCCTTTCGCGAGCTCAAGGACCCCGCCGAAGCGGCCGAGCTGCACAGCGAGCTGGTTCGCCAGACCCTGACGGCGACGGCCCTCGGCCACCTGCTCCACGCCGCCATCGCCGATCCCGATCCCGCCCGCGTCACGGCGGTGCACACCCTCACCGGCGCCCTCACCGAGCAGCACGTGCCCGTCATCGCCGAAGCCCTGCCGCGGGTTTTCGCGGGGGATCTGAAAGACGCACTGATCGCCGGCCTGGTCCGGTTGGGTCGAGGCCACGAAGCGGAGATCGGCGCCATGTTCGCCACGGCGGACGTCGCCCTCGCCCTCGCCCTGTTGCGCGTGCTCGGCAGCATCGAGAGCCCCGAGGCGCGCGACGCCATGGCCCTCGCCGTGCAATCGCCCCACGCCATCGTGCGCATCGAAGCGCTGGGACACATCGAAGGCGCCCGCGGCGAGCGGCTGCGGGTGGAGCTCCGCGCCCTGTTGGAAGACGTGGATCCCGAAGTGCGCGTCGCCGCCTTGCGCGCGATTCAGGCTCACGTCATCCGAGCCGCAGGACCGTTCCTGGTGCTGCGCATCAAGAGCGACGACTTCGACAAGCTTCCGGAGGAGGAGCGCCGCATGTTGCTCGCCACGCTCGCCACACTGGCCCCACAGCGTGCCGAAGCAGTGTGCGTCGAGCTGCTGCAGGAGTCCCGCGTCGTCTCCACCGGCGCCCACGAAGACACCCGTGCGCTGGCCGCGGAGCAGCTGGGCGCCATCGCCGAGACCCAAGAAGCGTTGGCCGCTCTCGAAGCCGCATCCAAAGGGCGCTTCCGCAACAGCCAGCGCGTGCGCCAGTCCGCCGGCATCGCCCACAATCAGGTCGAGATCCGCCTCAGCCAGCCGCCGGCGGCACGGGGGCGCTCGTCGTGA